In Setaria italica strain Yugu1 chromosome I, Setaria_italica_v2.0, whole genome shotgun sequence, the genomic window GATAAAGAAATCTATGCCTCCAAATTAGGCTGGTCTGGTACGCGAGACGCCAACAAGAAAAAAACACTAAACACCCACAATAAAGAATAATAAAATATTCAAAGGTGTTTACAAAGGAGTGCAAAGGTTGAGATGTTCAAGTACTAGACACCATATTGTTTGTCTGTGAAACCAAAGAAGAGCAGAGATCGCAAGGTGGTCGCTTTTAACAACTGGACCAGGAAACAGGAAGTGGTGATTCACAGGAAGACTCAAATCACCGCGCATCAAGGAAATCTTTGCCTCCAAATTAGGCTGGTCTGGTACGCGAGACGGCAACAAGAAAAAAACACTAAACGCCCACAATAAAGAATAATAAAATATTCAAAGGTATTTACAAAGGAGTGCAAAGGTTGAGATGTTCAAGTACTAGACACCATACTGTTTGTCTGAAACCAAAGAGATCATAGATTACAAGGTGGTCGCTTTGAACAACTGGACCAGGAAACAGGAGGTGATTCACAGGAAGACTCAAATCACCGTGCATAAAGTGATATAAACACACAGAAGCTACTTTGCTGTTCTAGAGTGCTTGATAAGCCAGTCAATGACAACGTCTATGTTCACAGAATCCTTACAGGAGATCATGTAGCAACAAACTTCACGATCCTGTATTGATTCTAATCCactgaaacaaagaaaaagagcaCTTCAGCTAAAAtatcatgtactccctccgtcccaaattactgttcattttgactttttttaggtacatagcttttactatgcaactagatatatattatgtctagatacgtagtaaaaggtatgtacctagaaaagccaaaccaaatagtaatttgggacagagggagtagaaagaaagaagaatgaTGAATAAGGTAAGCCCATCTGGAACAAGATTAAACTCACAGTTGGTCAACCAAAGCCTGCTTAGAAAGCGCTTCTGACTTGTCAATTTTGTTGCCAAGGACAAGCAAGGGAATCCCAGCTAAAGACTGTTTCATCAGCAGATCATGCAATTCACTTTTCGCTATTGGGACACTATCCCGATCCGCAGCATCCACCACATATCTGCAATTAAATCACAAGATTAACAAATCATTATCCATCCGTGCTAGCTAGTTAGGCTAGAGAACTGAAAAATACCTGTGTAACACACACACAAGAGAACATGGTAAAGATAGGAACAAACAACATGGTTACATTTTCAAAGGTATCTGCCTATTCAAGTAAAACAAAT contains:
- the LOC101766277 gene encoding ADP-ribosylation factor-like protein 8c isoform X1, with amino-acid sequence MGLWDSLLNWLRSLFFKQEMELSLVGLQNAGKTSLVNAVATGGYSEDMIPTVGFNMRKVTKGNVTIKLWDLGGQRRFRTMWERYCRGVSAILYVVDAADRDSVPIAKSELHDLLMKQSLAGIPLLVLGNKIDKSEALSKQALVDQLGLESIQDREVCCYMISCKDSVNIDVVIDWLIKHSRTAK